CTGGAAGCGATATTCTTCGTTTCTCAATATCAAGTAGAAGTTATCCTTCAGGTTGATCGGAAGGGCGGATTTCTGTTTGAAGCCCTCGAAATGGACGAAAACATTGTTCGTTTCACGTATGGTCCAAATGATGTATCAACGTTAACTGATAAACTATCCGATGTCATCGACAGATACTCCTAAAAGAGAAGCAGGGCCATAAACAGGTTCTGCTTCTCTCTTAGTTTTTGACTAACTGCGGATCCAATTTTAATTTAGGCGGCTGATAGGAAATGATTTCGATTTGATCATCTTCTTTGATTTTGCCTGGACACTCTACGACACATACAATTCCTCTTCTGCCATAAGCAGCCTTTACGAATTTTGCAGCCAGCTTTGGTTCATCTTTATAAGCCTGTTGGATGATTTCTCCTGGCTGAACACAAGGGTGGTTTTCTCCTTCGCACACTAAGCCGGCACCGCTCGGGAATACAATTCTGCTTCCTTCAGGGAGCTGCGTAAAATGACTGAAACCGCTGATGGCGATATTTGCTCCAAGCCATTCAGGAAGGATTTTTTCTACTCCCAATATGTCTGCAATCTCAGCACATTCCTCTACGGAAACAATGGAAATTTGCCGGCGGTTAAAAATCTTTGTTTTTCTGGGATACATCGGTTCTCTTGCACCTGCGAGTTTCGTAAGGCCGAAGTGCAGATCACCGGGAATGCCGCCGTAATCAAGGTCAGCCTGCTTGATGGGCTCAGTTACAAATGTATTTTGTTTTTCCGCTATATATAAGCTTTCAATTGCTGCCTCATAAGATTTCCACATATGTACTTTTCTCCTTGTCCAAATTTTAGTTAGATAAATTATACCAGAAAATTCAATTCGGTTGAAAACTAGGGATTGTGCAATTATTGAGTGGAACTGTGTAATTATCCCCCGTAACAATGCAATTATGACGTGAACTTGTGCAATTATTTCAGCCAATTGTGCAAAAAGCGGAAAGAATTGTGCAAATCCATGCTGTAATCGTGCAATTGCAGCAGAAATATCTTCATTTGGTGATCTAAGCTTTACGTTTAGTCACTCCACATGATGTAGAGGATGTATCACCCGTAATTTCCCTCGACCAGAATCCGCTATCAATTAAATGAATATTCAGATCATTTACAACCTTTATAATTAATTTACAATAATAATTCTTATATTTACGGACGGTTAACATTCAAATTATAAACTAAATGTGTTTGATACATAAGAGGGGAAGGTGATTTCAACTTACTACAGTGTAACGTCAAGGGACTCCATAGCTGTTTGGACAAAATAATGTTACAAGGAATGGGCGGGGAGAAAGAAAATTATGAGAAGAAGAATGCTTTCTATGTTACTTTGTTTATCTCTATTCGGTACTACGTTTGCTTCGAGCGCAAATGCAGTAGGGAATGTGAATCAAAGGCTAGTACCATTGCATGTTGACAAAAGTTCAAAGCCGTTATCGATAACGGAGGTTTATTCGGATGACAAGGCAAGTCCGAAAATTGAAGGTGCCGGCGATCAAGATTTGTTTGAGTATGTTGAAATCTATAACAATACGAATGAAAAGGCAGATTTTAATAAGCTGTACGGCATTAGCTACAGCTACGATTCAAAGCATAAGGATTTGTCAGTAGCCTCTGCCGATAAAAATGATGGAAATGTCATTATTCCTGCCAACAGCCCGGCAGTATTCTGGGTAGAGAGAACGAATGAATCGATTTCCGGAGCTGCCCGAAACTTAACTGAGGCCGATTTTAGAAACTATCATAACATTCCGGACAATGTCCCGGTCTTCAAGGTACGCGGTCAGGACGGGATTGCTGATAGTGATGGGGATTTCATCATTTCCAAAAAAGACAATAAGGAAGACGTGTTAAGTGAAGTTTCCTATACAAAGCAAGATGTAGCTGACGGCAAAAGCTTGCACCTAAGAGTGCCGGCTTCGGGTACAAAGTCACAAAGCTATAAACAAAAAGGAGAACCAACTGCCGGAACAATTGAAAACGAACAATTCGTTCCACAGAAAAACAGTGAGCCGATCATAAAACATAAGCCGGCTGATTCCGTTGAGCAGGGTTCTGACCTCAAGGTGTCAGCAGAAGCCTCAGATACTGACGGTGATCCATTAACTGTTAAACTATTTTATAAATCAAAAGAGAGTAACGACTATAAAGAATACCAGATGAAAAAAGAGTCTGGCACAAAGTATACATATACGATTCCAGCGAAAGAGTTATCGGGGAATAAAGCTTCCTACTATATAACTGCTAGTGATGGAAAAGCCTCGGTACAATCTGATGAATTTGCAACAGCTATTGACGAGAAAAAAGCTTCACTCAAAAAGGCAGGTTCTCAGGATAATAAACCAGCCATGCCCGTTTTGCTGACAGAGGTTTATCCAAATGACAAAGCGCATTCGGATATCGCTGGAGCAGGATCGAACGATCTTTATGAGTATGTTGAAATCTATAATAATACGAGCAGTGATATCAATTTTAACGAGCGTTATAAAGTTAGATACAATTTCGTTTCAAATCTCAAGGATTTGTCCGTCACATCTGTTACAGACTCTCAAGATAAAAACGTAATCATCCCGGCGAACAACCCTGCAGTTTTGTGGGTAGAGCGCACGAGCGGAAGCATTACCGGAGATGCAAAAAATGTTACTGAAGCAGATTTTAGAGCATATCATAACATTCCGGAATCTGTTCCCGTATTTAAGCTTCGCGGCCAAGACGGGCTTGCGAATGCCGACAGGGGATTCCAGATTACAAATAAAGAAAACAATAATGAAATCATCAGCGAAGTTTTTTATACAAACGATGATGTAGCTGACGGGAAAAGTCAGCATCTAAGAGTTCCGAAATCGGGTTCGCTATTAGTGAATTATCTTCAAAAGGGTAACACATCAGCCGGAGATGTAGCGCCGGATCAGCTAATCCCTTCTGAGAATAAAGAACCGCTGATCCAGCATCAGCCATTGGAGTCAGTGAAAGCAGAGTCGGATTTCAAGGTGACCGCTGAAGCCACAGATGCTGATAGCGATCCGTTGACATTAAAGCTGTATTATAAAACATCTGAGTCTGCGGAATACACAAAAAAAGAGATGACTAAAGAATCAGGCAGCAATTTTTCTTATACGATTCCAAAAGACGAGCTGTCAGGCAGTAAAGTATCCTATTATCTTGAAGCAAGTGACGGGGAAACTGTGTCACGTTCAACAGACTATGTTGTCCCTGTTCATGGAGCAAATCCTAAGACGCCTCCTGTTCTGATCACGGAAATTGCACCGCATCCTGCAGGAGATTTTCGATTAGGTACGGGTAATCAATATGAGTTTATCGAGTTTTACAATAATTCCGATAAACCTCTTAATCTTAAAGGCTATTCCCTCTTCTATTTATACCCTGGGAACACAGATCCTAAACAGTGGACAATCCCTGTGGATACGAATATCGAACCGTACAGTACGGGTGTCATTTGGTTTGCAAAGGAAGCGATCAGCGCAGGGTTTACGAACGTAGCTGATTTTAATACACATTACAATTCAACACTAAAAGACAATGACGTTATTTTTTATGACAACAGCAAGCCTGCCGATTTCAATTTGCCAAATGCAACGAATCGCGGGTATGCGATTTCAAGCTCTGACAGCGTGAATGACATTGTCGTTGAGGCTTGGTATGATTCTGCGAATGCTTCAAGCCCTGACAGATTGGTAAACGATGTGAGAAATGGCGTTATCCGATATTCGTATCCTGACTCAGGGAAAAAAATGGAGAGACTTGATACAAGAAATTACGCCAATCCCGGCAATCTAGATAAAGGCCAGGTGCCGTTAAAAGATGGGAATGATATGATTGCTCCATCGATTAAGCATGATCAACTTATTTATAATGTCGAAAAAAATAATGCAACAAAAATAACGATCGAAAGTGATGAAGAACTTTCCAAATCTGAACTGAAATATGGATTAACTACGGACAAAGGCACCGACTTTACAGGGAGCATGGATCTTACCTTGAAAGAAAAATCGGACGGCCGTTATGTGTACGAGGGTTCCCTGACCATATCAGAGCCGGGAACTTATCGCTATATGATTGTCGCAGAAGATAAGAGCGGGAACGTAACGAAGTTTCCTTATAATTCATTAGGAAATGTCCTGACTGTTAATGAAAAAGGAAGAGAAGTAGCGCTTCCGGAAAAAGGATTGTCCTTGAACGAAGGAGCAATGCTTAAGGAAAATGTCGGTTTTTATGCGTACGGGGAACATGCGAACGATGAAATTACGGTCACTCTCAATGGGGATCCGCTTAATCTGAGACCTGCTTTGCCTGGACCTGTTCAGTTCGGATTCCAATCAAGAAGCATTGATCAAATTTATCAAGCATCTGCGAGTGCAAAAAATCCTGCAGGTGAAAGTAAATTTATTGAAAGATTGCTTCCGAAATATTTGCAAGAGGCGTGGTATCTCTATGATGTGTCGCCGGATTATTTCGTATCCAATCAGTCTGTATCCATCCATACGGGCAACGAGAATATGCCTTACGACTTAGACACACATGATAAATATTTTGGAAAAACGAATTACGATGATTTTGATGTGAAAAACGTTCATATTATTTTGCCGGACGGTACGCTTGTTAAACCGGAAACAGTCCGCAATTACCTGGGAAGTAAATCGGAAACAGAAGTTTCATATAGTGAAAATGTCTATTTCCCTCTCGGAGATGGCGGCGGCGGGAGCAGCGGTAATTTAAATAAACCGCTGATCAGCGAATTTAAATTTCCTATTCCTTCTGACAAGTACACGGCGAGATATTCTGAAATTGATACGTCAAAATTAGCTGATGGAACCTATTCTCTTGAAATGAAGATAGGCAATGATTCAATTCAAAAGGTAGAAACAAAGATAGATAATACGAAGCCTGTAATAAAAGGTATTAAATACGGTACAGAAGATTACTTGGAAGATTCGAAGAGTCCTAAAGGGCCAATTACTTTTTCAGTAGAAGCTGATGATAATCTCACAGGTATTTCTAAAGTGGAAGCAAAGTTAGATGATAAAAAGATTTCACTGCCTTACGAGACTTCTTCTGCTATTCTCTCGCCGGGCGAGCATGTCATCTCTGTAACGGCCTATGATGGGGCCGGAAATCAGGCAACGAAATCCGTAACGTTCAATATCAATGAGGAGAAGCCGCTTGAGCCCGGTCAAGTTTCACCAGAAGACTTTGCTGATTCTGTATCGAGAAACGCGACACTTCGAGCAAAGGTAACAGATCCGAGCGGCGATCGCATGGATGTAGGATTTTACAAGGGCAGCAAATATGATTTTGCCAGAAAAGGCCATATCAAAGGTTTTACGAACATTGCGGACAGGGAACCTCCGCTGACAGTGGCACCTTCAGGGGAAACCGCGATTGAAAAAAACGACCAAGCAAAAATTGCCTATGAAGATGGGAAATACCTTGTTAATGACAGTCCTTCTGGATTCCCATATCACAGATTTGAAATTTCTGTTGATGAGCAATTAAATAATGGCAGTACAGTAGAGCTTTACTGGAAAGGAAAAACTTTACCTAATCGAAAAGTTACGCTTTATGCTTGGGATTATCAAGAAGAAAAATGGCAGGCGTTAAAAGCGGAAACCGGCAACGCAGAAGAAAAAGATATTGTCCTTTCGTCAGAGGTCGAGATCGGTAAGTATGTGAAAAACGGAAAAATCCAAGCAATGGTTCAGGATGAAATTAAAAATCCAAATGATCCGTTTACGATGCTTTGGTTTACAGATACCCAGTTTTACGCTGAATCCTATCCGCATATTTTTGACACACTCGGTGACTGGATCGTTGATGAATATAAGAAAGGGTCTTTTGAATACGCCATTAACACAGGTGATCTGGTCAATAAAGCGAATGATGATGCCCAGTGGAAAGTAGCAGACAGCAACTTGAAAAAATTAGATGATGCAGGCGTCCCGTACGGGGTTCTGGGCGGAAACCATGATGTAATCATCGACGGTGTGGATTACTCCTATTACAAAAAGTACGTAGGTGCTGATCGATATAAGAATAAGCCGTGGTTTGGCGGAGACATGGACAACAACCGCAACCATTACGATCTTGTATCGTTTGGCGGCCATGATTTCATTATCCTTTATATAGGATTTGGCACCGAGGATACACCAGAAACGATTGCGTGGGCGAATGAAGTGTTGAAAAAACATTCGGACCGCAATGCGATTTTAGCCATGCATGCCTATCTAGAAGGAAATGCAACTCTGTCTAAAATGGCCCAAAATGTATTCGATCAAGTCGTTAAGCAAAATGATAATGTGTTAATGACGGTCAGCGGACATTACCATGGCGCCAACCGCAGAGTTTCAACCGTTACGAACTCTGACGGAAGCAAGAGACAAGTGCTGGAAATGCTTTCTGACTATCAAGGAGGTCCTGAAGGCGGTCAAGGATATGTACGGTTTTTAACCTTTGATCCTGAAGCAGGAAAGCTGGATGTAGTAACCTATTCTCCATATAAGAACGACTATAATTTCTTTGATGATGGAGATGTGGACACCTTTACCGAAGACATTCAGCTGAAGGATTACAACAAACGAGTGGCGACCGATTACTTTGCTGCGAACGTGTACTCTAATGAAAAAATTGGCGAGCATAAGAACGTAGAATCCGGAGGAATTGCGTCAGCTAAATGGAGAAATCTAAAAGCGAACGAAACATATTTCTGGTACATGAACATTACAGACCAATATGGCGCTACCAGACGTTCCGACATCTACAGATTCTCAACAGGGCCTGCCGAATCTCCAAATCCACCAGGTGATGATGGCGGAGATGATAAAGATCCGATCGATAAGGATCCAAATGATAAAAACCCGATTGATAAAGATCCAGTCGATAAGGATCCGAATGAAAAAGACCCAGTCGATAAGGACCCAAGTGATAAAGATCCGATTGATAAAAATCCGGATGACAAGGATCCAATCAACACGGACCCAGTTGACTACAATCCAGATGATCATGATCAGCAAAACGATGATAATGGCCAAGACGAATCTTTTGATCCAATCGATGAAAACCTGCCGAACACAGCAACAAATGTGTATAATTGGTTAGCCGCAGGAGGTATATTGCTGATTGCAGGAACATTACTGCTGGTAATAAGACGAAGAAAAATGTTCAACTGATTAACGTTACACCTTATATAGAAACAAAAAGAAGTCAGTATTGGTTGATGCTGGCTTCTTTTTCGATTGATACAATAAATAAATTGACAAATAGAGGAGAGGATTTTTATAATATAAATAAAAACAGACTGACGGTTTGTTTATGAAATGGGGATTATTTATGAGTGAGGAAACAAGAAAGTCTGCCGGATGGCTTATCATTATCCTGCCAACAGTGATTATTGGCGGTGTCAGTATTTTATCGCTATTAATAGGTTCACCCGCCTATCAGGAAAATCCGCTTCGCCAAGATTTATGGAGAGCCGGCCATGCCCCTGCCGGTATATTGCTTATTTTGTCTTTAGTGGCCTTTCTCTACATTGATCGTACAAATTGGAGCAAGCAAATGAAGCGGTTGATTCGCTCGGCGATTCCCGCATCGGCCATACTCTTGCCAATGGCATTTTTCTTTTCTGTTCTTACCCCTGATGCAACCGAGCCAAATGGTTTTATCTATTTGGCGTACGTAGGAGCTTTCAGTTTAGCAGCAGGACTTATACTGCTTGGGATAGGATTGATACGGAAGCCGGCGGAAGTAGAGGTAAACAGCAATCAGAATCAGTTTAAAATGGAGGATTCAAATTGAAGCAGGCAGAAAGGCGGCAACAAACCATACAATTATTACTTGAGACCACAAATCAATTGGTTCGCGAGAAAGGGTGCAATTCGGTTACGATGAAAGACATTGTGGACAGATCCGGTCTTTCCAAGGGGGCTATTTTTCATTACGTAAAAAGCAAAAACGAGATCTTTGCATGGGTCCTGCAGGAAGGACTGGATGACATTGACCAAAGGTTTACCGATCGAGTGAATAGCGGCAAAAAAGAATTTCAGGGTCCTTTAAATGAAATCACCAAACGATTCGATGAACTTCAAGATCCTGAAAGCGTGACGAACCAAATCCTTGTATATTTGCTCGCAAAAAACGGCCAGAAGGAAATTGACGAGGTGCTCGATCGGTTTTACCACCAATCTGTTCGGCTTTCCCGCCAATGGATTGCAACGGGGCAAAAACATGGCGTAATCCCAGCTTCGGTGGATTCGAACAAAATGGGGGAGCTGTTCGTCCTCATTTCATTCGGGCTTCGGATGCGATCTTTCCTGACAGATAAAGATTCATCCTTTCACATCGATGATTTTGCTTCATTTCTTAAAGTAACGTTAAATGGAGAGAGGGGATAACAGATGGCACCATTTATCACACTTATTTTTGCTTTTATTTTATTATATACTGGTGGCTTACTTGGCTGGACATACATGGCTCAATGGCAGCATGCTCTTCAAGGAGCTGTAGCAGCAATGTTTTTGCTGACAGCTTCGGCTCATTGGGGGAAAAGAAGGCCGGATCTTATTCGAATGGTACCCATGATTTTCCCGCGTCCAGATTGGATTGTGACGGCAACTGGCTTGCTCGAAATCATCGGTGCTGTCTTACTTGTGATTCCATTCACTTCTACGGCAGCATCAATTAGCCTTGCAATCATGCTATTGGCCATGTTTCCGGCGAATATCCGTGCATCACGTGAAAAATTGCAGCTTGCTGGAAAAGAAGCGATGCTGATTAAAGCACGGACTCTTATTCAAATTGTTTTCTTGCTTGCTGTGATTTTAGCAGGGCTTTAGTGTTGGTTCGCTTTGTATCATTCCTATATAAAATTGAATACAAAGAGCTTTCAGGTATAAATATGCCTAAGAAAATGTAATGAACTTTCTTAACTTTTCCCGCGTGCTCATTACATATGGTATTTGCCGATTCGTTCTTTCAACTTCATTCAGTCCTTCGTGGATTAACCTCAAGACTGCCCTAATAATTGGTGTCTTCATCCTCACCTTAATCAATAATATCCTCATTTTGAGCAAATAATATTAATCAAAAATCGTCTACTTCAATTACAGTTAAATTTTTATTTTTTTTTATCAAATCGTCTAGACATAATCTTTTTTTTGTCTTATTATTTCATCTTGTGCTTAAAAAAGATTATGAAAAGGGGTGTGGGTCAATGACTCGTTTAAATTTCTCAAGAACAACTGTTTTAGCTTTCTTTATGATTAGTACATTTGCCATTGGAATGGTGGAGTATGTTGTTACAGGATTACTCACTCAATTCGCGGAAGATTTGAATGTGGAAGTATCAACGACAGGATTACTATTGAGTGTCTATGCGATTAGTGTAGCAGTCTTTGGTCCACTCCTTCGAATGATTACGATAAAATTTCCGCCAAAGCCTTTGCTTATTGGTCTAATGGCAGTATTTATTCTGAGTAATATCATTGCTGCAACTGCGGCAAACTTTGAGATCTTATTGGTTTCTCGCTTGTTATCAGCAGCTATGCATGCGCCGTTTTTTGGCTTAACTATGTCTATAGCTTATAATATATCCGCTCCGGAGAAACGTACTAGTGCAATTGCGGCGGTTCAAGGAGGGCTTACGATTGCTGTGATGCTTGGTGTGCCATTTGGCTCTTTGTTAGGCGGAATGTTTGAATGGCGCTACGTATTCTGGTTCATTGTATTCCTGGGTGTGATTGCATTGATCGGATTGATCCTCGTCACACCGAATGAACGTCCGGCAGAAGCGCCTAATTTGAAAAAAGAACTTAGCGTCTTTAAAAATAAAAATGTCCTAATGGTCCTCGCGATCATCGTCTTTGGATTTTCCGGTGTCTTCACGGCATATACTTTTAATGAGCCAATGCTGCGAGAGTACGCAGGTTTTGGAGTTCCTGGTGTCACAGTTGGAATGTTTTGTTTTGGACTTGGTGCGGTGATTGGGAACTTCGCATCTGGCAGAATCCGGCCGAGTCTATTAACAGAGAGACTGATGGCAGCATTAGTGATGTTAGCGATTGTCTTAGTATTGTTTACCTTCTTTCTGCAATTTACAATTTTGGCGTTTGTTATTTGCTTTTTCTTCGGAATGGGGACGTTTGGTACAACGCCGCTTCTTAACTCTAAAATTATTATTGCTGGTCGCGAGGCGCCGTCTTTATCCGGCACCATTGCCGCATCAATTTTTAATTTAGCAAACTGTATTGGAGCAACATTAGGGAGCATGTTATTGAATTTCGGCTTTAACTACACCATGATCACAATCGTTGCTGCAGGGATAATCGTGTTCGGCCTGGCACTTACGGTGCTTACGCATAAGGTAGAGGATAAGGAATTGTATGCTTCTTAAGCAGTTAAATAAGCTGAGCTCAATTTATTGCAGCTCAGCTTTACATAGATAAGCGCAGAATGGAGATAATATCCATTCTTTTTTTACACATTTTTTAGATATTAGCAATTTGGAACCTATAGACGCTCTTATGAATATACTTTTTTGACGTGTATAGTGGGTTCATGCCTACTTGAGCGATAGGGAGGGTTTATGTTGCCGGTAACGATTTATCAAGGCAATCACCATGTTTTAAGTCCTTCAGATATCAACATTGTCATCGACGTCATCAGAGCATTTACTGTCGCCCATTATGCTTTTCTAGAAGGTGTAAAAGAGATATTGCTGGTGCAAACGCAAAAAGAAGCTTTTCTATTGAAGGAAGAATGTCCGGAATATTTATTAACAGGGGAGGTGAAGGGCGTCGGCATCGAAGGCTTTGATTTTGATAACTCTCCAAAACGCATCACGCAGCACCAATTGAAAGGGAAGAGCCTCGTCCAAAAAACCACAAATGGTGTCAATGCTACGTTGCGAGCATTAGCTGCCCGGCATGTTTTTGTTACTGGTTTTACCAATGCGAAAACTACAGCGGAATATGTCAGAAGCATCTGCGGGAATCCAAATACTTCAGTGATCAATATCGTTGCTTCGCATCCGACAGGTGATGATGACCTCGCCTGTGCTGATTATATCAAAGGCATTATTTTAGATAATCAATCGATAACAGCCCCTGAAACAATTGCTAGGATCAAGAACTCTTCAGTTGCTGAGAAATTTTTTGATCGTGAAAATCCATTATTCGATGAAGAGGATATTTCCTATTGCACGAAAGAAATACCGGGTAATTTCGTGATGAGAGTGAACCAAGAACGTAAAGTTCCAACGATTGAGAGGGTTGTAAGATGAAAAATTTGGCGCTTACATTGCCAGAGAGAACGAGAAAGCCGCGGCAAACGGGTTTGACTGTTTTAATTGATAATGGATTTCCTATTCACTTTTTTAAGGATACGATCAACGGTGCGAGCGAGTTTATTGATTTTGTGAAATTTGGCTGGGGAACTTCTTTAATAACGAAAGACCTTGAGGAAAAGATTGTTTGTTTGAAAGAGAACAATGTGAAGTACTTTTTTGGCGGTACGTTATTCGAAAAATTTGTAAGCCAAAACAAAGTCGACGAATTTTACACATACTGCAGCTTGTACGGATGTGAATATATTGAAATATCGAACGGGACCTTTCCATTAACAAATAAAGAAAAGGCACGTTATATTGCTGAATTTTCAGATCAATTTCATGTTTTCAGTGAAGTCGGCAGCAAGGACCCTATCCTATCAAATGAGCAAAGTTCTGCTGAATGGATCGAATACATTCACGAGGATATTGAAGCCGGATCACAAAAAGTAATTACGGAAACTAGAGAAAGCGGGACAGGCGGGCTGTGTTCCAATAACGGAGAAATGCGTTTAGAGATTGTGGATGACATTCTGTCGTCTCGCATTGATATGAATCAGCTGATTTTTGAAGCGCCGAACAAGACTTTACAGACAACTTTCATCAAAAAACTTGGCCCTAATGTAAATTTGGCAAATATCGCATTTTGTGATGCAATCTCCTTAGAAACACTGAGATTAGGGTTAAGATCGGATACTTTCTATCTCTCTTGAATCGAAGAACGAACAGACTAAAAGTGTTTAAAATAACTCTTGTCTGCTTCCTCTATTTAGCAAGGGAGAGTTATTTTAAACACCCGCAAAAAGAAGAGTCACCGCGGCTTTAAGAATTGGTTAATTATCAATATACCAACAATCAAAACAGGAATAACAACAAACAATCTAATATTATCATCCAATAAATATTCACTTAAAAGAACAACAATTCCTGCATAAATTGCTAAAATTAAAGCGACTCTTTTTTTCATCTAGGTTGCTCCTTTATTATAGATCGAAGATGATTTAAATATTTGCACAAACTTGTCATCAGTTTTAAATTCTTCGTAACTCCCTTGTGTATATTCGTTAATTATAGAACGCCAAAAAATTTGAGCATTCTTATTTTTACGCTCTTGAGAAACTTCCCATTTACCTGGAAGCTTATTGAAAAGCTCAAAAGCAGTAGCTTTTCCAATTCCTTTTCTTCTCCACTTTCTCATAATGAAGAATTCTGCTATTGAGTGAGTAATATCTTTTCGATTTAAACATGATACGCTATTTACTAATACAAAACCTGCTAATTTGTTATTTACTTTCAAACAAATATGGGATTCTGCCTTCATCTTTTCCTTGCGGCGTCCAATAATGGTCAAGGTACACATACTCAAACACTCCGAAACTGTTTGAATCATTGCCAGTAAACTCGCTTCTATCATAG
This window of the Bacillus gobiensis genome carries:
- a CDS encoding 2-phosphosulfolactate phosphatase, with product MPVTIYQGNHHVLSPSDINIVIDVIRAFTVAHYAFLEGVKEILLVQTQKEAFLLKEECPEYLLTGEVKGVGIEGFDFDNSPKRITQHQLKGKSLVQKTTNGVNATLRALAARHVFVTGFTNAKTTAEYVRSICGNPNTSVINIVASHPTGDDDLACADYIKGIILDNQSITAPETIARIKNSSVAEKFFDRENPLFDEEDISYCTKEIPGNFVMRVNQERKVPTIERVVR
- a CDS encoding phosphosulfolactate synthase, which produces MKNLALTLPERTRKPRQTGLTVLIDNGFPIHFFKDTINGASEFIDFVKFGWGTSLITKDLEEKIVCLKENNVKYFFGGTLFEKFVSQNKVDEFYTYCSLYGCEYIEISNGTFPLTNKEKARYIAEFSDQFHVFSEVGSKDPILSNEQSSAEWIEYIHEDIEAGSQKVITETRESGTGGLCSNNGEMRLEIVDDILSSRIDMNQLIFEAPNKTLQTTFIKKLGPNVNLANIAFCDAISLETLRLGLRSDTFYLS
- a CDS encoding GNAT family N-acetyltransferase, whose translation is MKAESHICLKVNNKLAGFVLVNSVSCLNRKDITHSIAEFFIMRKWRRKGIGKATAFELFNKLPGKWEVSQERKNKNAQIFWRSIINEYTQGSYEEFKTDDKFVQIFKSSSIYNKGAT